The Papaver somniferum cultivar HN1 chromosome 6, ASM357369v1, whole genome shotgun sequence genome segment ATTTCTCAAGAATTATAGTATATGATATATAAGATTGGGAAATGGAAATGTACAAAAACTCAATCATACATTGGAATTCTCCTTAAAAACTTAGACAGACAAAATTAACTGAAATTCCAACGCCTGATATTAGTGAACAATGTTACTCAGGCATGCTCAACAACAGCCCATTGCCGAGTCTCTTTTATTGTTCAAGTCCCAAGAAGGAAATGGTTTTACACAGGAAAACATCCAACAGAAGTCGCATATGACTCAGAACACCAACTGTTCTGTAGAGACTGAGCACATCTCGATCACTCAGAGTCTCTACTCCCCTTCTTCACTTTATTTAGACACCATCTTTCGCACAGGCCTAAAATGTAAATGTTTCTTGTTTGTCGAAACACCTTTAAAGAAAGTGCTTTATGTCATCGGAGTTCTGTCTTCCTGGAAACCACGTCCTTCCCCGTAATATTCACTAATCTACACCTTTAATAAATCAAAATTGAATTTTATTGAATCTTTACAAACACACAACTAAATCACAAAATCATACTCTTACAAGAGGTGGCAGGAATATTAGAAGGTTGAGTGCCAAAAACATTACATACCCTCTTCTACCGGCCCACCTCAAACTGAAGATTAGTCATCCCAACTGCCAACTTTCCAAAATCCTCTTTCTCTTCCTCACTTGGGTTAGGACTTTTAATTTCAAGCCATGGATGTTGCAATGACTGTTCAGCTGTTGGCCGTTTATCTGGTGCAAAATCGAGAAGGGGGCTCAAAAAATCAGTGAATTCACGAGCATCAGACTcgttaaaattgcatttctcaaCCAGGACTCGGTCTAGTGACCAGAATTTCAGCCTTCGGATCCTTTTTAGGTCTCCATGTCTATCAAAGTATTCTTTCGATCGAGATCCTGTAATAGCAACCTGTTACCAAAGCAGAGGAAGGTTGTTGGCAGTGGAGAATTGCAAGAAACATGCGAGAGGGTTGAGTGGAATAGAATGTTTTCTCACCTTTCGAGGCATCTTGCCCAGAAATTCCATCATTCGAGCTAGGTGATCCTGATTCACAGACAGAAATGTAAAGCTGTGTCACACTATTGATGATTATAACATTTCACATGCAAATTCTGTTTTTCTAATACGCTGAGAACTGATTATGCAACACTTGAAGAGATCCTGAGCAAAATAATTACAGCAAATCCTGCTAAGGAACGTGATCTAGTATCTAGCTGTTATCTTTTGATTCTTTCAGTACACTTatttccttttcatttctttctgataaatgtgagattgatttgtcATAAGTATCATCACATAATCTAGCGTAAAATAACCGTAAAGTCTCTTATTAGTATTACTCAATTAGAGAGACAAAGTTCATTTGTGGACCCCGAGCAAAACTTTATGAGCAATACCTACCATATTTCAATAAAAATGAAATGCAAACCAATAAAAATTATGAGCAATATACAAAATCTACAGATGATTAGAGTTTCTAAAGTGAGATATTACTAGTGTAACTACTCTACAACATGTACTAACCACACCCAGAGAAACAAACATCATCCTGGGAATTTAATTACCTAATCTACATGTCATGATGTAAATCAACCACACTATCCTGAGGTTTACTGAACACTAAAAGCAAACGACGAGAGATCATACCTCATCCTCGCTGAAACCCTGGCCACACTTGGGAGCAAACATCATCTCACCAGTAGCAAGTTCGAATGCCATGCAAGCAAAAGACCACATGTCAACGGAAAAGGAGTAACCAGCTCCGAGAATAACCTCAGGAGCTCTATACTCCCTTGTCTGAATTTCTTCTGCAAGTTGCTGATCGGCCCAACATGCATTTCCAAAATCCACAACTTTGCACCTCAGATCAATCCCATCTAAAGATTTCTTCTCACGAACTTTAATTCCCCCCATTGAATCTCTCCTTAATGCAATTTTAGCCACCGCCTTCCTTGCCCTCCTCTTAAGCTTTTTCTCAATAGCATTCGACACAACCCCACCATTCGGGTTTCCCTCTGGCCTCTCGAGTATTGGAGTGAGCCCAGACTTCTCTGGGTCTTTCGAAGGATCAATAGTGGATACAAGAAGCACATTTTCAGGTTTCAAATCTGTATGGATTATACCGAGTTCTCTATGTAAGTAATCAAGACCCATCAGAATCGATTTGCACAATTCTCTAACTTTATTCAATGGAAGACCTTTATAACGGTTATGCTTTATTAGACGAAGCAAGCTGTCGCCAAGAAATTCCAAAACCATACATAAATGCTGCCCATTTGGACCTGAGTGCTTAAATTGGTCGATCAAACGGATAACACATTTTGAATCTGACGGATTCCCATTTGCAATGGCGGATAAAACTTGAATCTCGTGAAGTGCAGCCTCGGCGAATTCAGCAGCACTCTTTTGGATTTTAAGTGCAACAAATTTCTGCAAAAAGACCCTTCTCTTAGTCAGAAACAGTTACACTTTCTGACATGCAGAGAATATgaatcaaacaaaaatcatgagagAGGTTCCTAATTAAGATTCATGTTTGGATAATATTAATGATGATCTAATTAGCTTGTTGAATTAATTAGAGCTTGATTCCAAATccaatcaatatatatatatatcagaaatgTGTATATATGATCTTTCACAAAATGTTAGAAGACTAATCGAAATCTTAAGAACCCATGAtccaaaattgattaaaaatcaATAAAAACTAAAAGTTTTTGAGGACCCATGATACAAAAATGATTAATTAACGCTAGAGCTTTCTGAAAACCCATGATCCAAAAatgattaaaaaataataaaaactagaGATACAATTAAACAGAGATCCTATCAAGAGATAGAGAGAGTCACAGGGATCATACAGATGATTTTGTGTCATAAGCAAGCCACACAGTAGAGAAATTTCCCCAACCAAGTTTCCTTTGAGCAATATATCGACCACCATTGAATGGATCTCCAATCCTAACAGCATGATATCCTCCTTTCCTGTAAGCATCAACTCCCTCATCTTCATCCTCTGAACCAGATGATGATGAACACGACATCTCTCCCTATCTATCTTCTCTCAATAATTCCTTGTTATTCTAGgattattgtttgtttgattggATCAAGAAAATGAGAGTTTTTTCTAGGTCCACCTGAAAAAAGAGAGGCAATGGTCTAGTTTGTATCTTCTTCTCTCTCTAGAAAAAATGAGAAGTCTCTTTCTTTTCTTCGGATTTGGatttggaaaaaaaagaaaaaggaagaagaagaagaagccttTTCCAACGGAGATGGGTTCATATGACCAATCAAAGACCATGTCTTCCTCCTTAGCCACTAATAAATTAGGATATAAACCATGAATCCACGGACATTTCCAACGTGTCTATGTTGTATGAAGTCGTTCCATAATGAACAAACGGTATGTTTATGCCAAATATGTTTGTTGAAACTGGCAGCAGATGTCTGTCTATGCAAAATCTCGCATTTCGTTACTGTTGCTCGAATTGATAGGTAAGGATGTGGCGGTTTTGTAATATGACACCGAGACCCATGTCGGCTACTGAAACTGTTCATCCGGACATCTAGAATGCACCACCATCCATGGGCACAATTTGGGTCGTGGCGTCTAAAATTTTCGAAATACTTTTTTTGGGTTCCAAAATTAAAATAGTACAAAACCAGAgcctaaatcaagaaattgaTCGTTCACTTTTTGTTTAGGTTACAAAGAGAAAACACGGATTGATTCTAGGGGGGaaacaaaataaatcaataaactcAGTGGTGATTGAATTGTTATGTGTAAGGTTGTCGAACTATGAAAGATCAGAGCTTGAGAGTTGTAAGCTTGTTCTGTCTTTCGGAAGAAACAAAGGAGTGTATTTATAGTTGTAAGGGTCACACACTATTTCCTCGTAAATATAGGAGGTACTTAAGAAATGTAGAACGTGGGTACAATAGTAGAGTCATATCCGCTATACTAGGGAAGCTTCTAGACTACCACTCCAACTTCTCTAAACTGTCACCATTACTCGTTACTTTCTCATCATGGGGTGTTGTCACGCTGCTTGTTGTTGTAAACTCCTTAGACCAATAATCCATGAAGAATTCCCTCAtgtaacatgttttgatttctcgtaggaatTAGTGGAGTCATGGACTACTTCTTGTTTTCGTGGCCAAGCTCAGCCAAGGTCGAGAAGTAAAAACGGCTAGGCTTGCTAGTTTGTCCAAGACTGGCGAGAAATGAGAGATGGCACTCGTGCAGAGATAGGAGTTGTTGCCGCAAACAAGCAGGTTGGCATGGCCTAGTAGCGTTGTCACTGGCAACAACTTTGGCCGCAGCTGGCACGAAAGAGTGTAAGTTGTTACTGCGGACGCGCATAGGCTGTCGCCACGAACGAGTATCGGCTGCTGTTGGGGACGGATAACACTAGTCGCTGTTGCGGACGGCATGGGCTGTCGCTGAGGACAACATGGGATGTTGGCGCGGGCGCGAACCTGGGTTGTTACTGGGGATGCACATTGTCTGCTGCTATTGCGGGCAAGCTTGGATGTCGGCATGGATAACATAGGTTATTGTAGCGGACAAAATGGGCCTTCTAACGCGAACAACATGGGCTTGCAACACTGGCCAACTTGGTTGTGCGACTGGGTCGTGCCCATGGACATAACAACTTGGTTTTGGAAACTTAGTCGTGCGACTTGACCGTCGCGACTTGGCCGTAGGACTTGGTTATGGCCATGGCCATGTGCTGCTAGTACTAACACTTTGTTAATACCTTAGCCATGAAATCTGGTGTTGACACTATGCTTAGACGAGACTGTAGTGCATGTTCGAGGAATTCAATATGGAAATTCTGCGACTCGAAGTAATGTTCGGTACAACTTTGTAGTAAATAATATTCATCTAATAATACTTTCATCCAAGAATAATGTTTGTACCATATAGTTTGGTATATGGGCCCAAATGCCTCAGTCCAATAATTTTATCCAAGATAAGTGTTGGGCCTCTGGGTAAAAAACATGGAAGGATGATTATAGCCCAGTTAGTTCAGTACAACTTTGTAGCAAACAGTATATATCTAATAATACTTTCATCCAAGAATAATGTTTGTACCACATAGTTTGGTATATGGGCCCAAGTGCCTTAGTCCAATAATTTTTTCCAAGATAAGTGTTGGGCCTCTGGGTAAAAAACATGGAAGGATGATTATAGCCCAGTTAGTAATtattaggggtgtgcaacggacgtaCATTTgaggattaggggtcacccgcaaccaaatcgtcaaagttgcggatttggaaaattgatCTGTGACTGGCGCAATCACCCGTGGATTTTACCTCTGCGGACCAGCGGATTGTACGGGCCGGATGCGGACTAAACCACAGATTtagtcaaaaaaagaagaagaagaaaatacatGTATAGAAACCAGAATTTTAATACAGACGACACTTAATACAAAAAAGTACTAATACGATTTCAATTGGAGAGAGTTCCATTTTAGATTATGGCCTTAACTTGTTCATTTTCTTCGCCACATGAGTTGGTTGGTTATGACTTCCACACACTAGCATTGATTTCTTAAATGCCCACCAAAAATAAGATGCAACTCCTGGCACAAACAAATATTTATGATTGTAAAGTTGTAGCCTTAAGAACTGGGCAATTATATACGGTGATCAGAATACTTCCCTTTCCAGGTAAACTGAACATACTTTCATAAACAAAAGAGTTTCAAACTAATCTCCCCCACTTCCAAAAAAACTCAACCAAGGGAAGCAAAGTACGTAAGGTGGTGTTCCCTAACTACAACCATGCAATTAATCAAGAATCATAAACAAAAATTACTAATAAGTAATAACTTGAAGCAAACTAACAATTGAATTAACATAATCATCAAACTAACAATTGAATTAACATAATCATCAAAAATTACTAATAAGTTTTATGTAATTCCTTCACTACCATACGGTGCGGATAATCTGCGGATTTACAAAACTAACCGtaaccaaaccgctaaaccttACGGATTTGAGAATTCACCCGTGACCGGCCCAtagactcttgcggattggttttcacccgcaattttacggacagttgcggatgaaatccgcggttccgggtTGTATGCACACCCCTAGTAATTATCCTTTTACACCAAACGATTAGAATCATTGTATCCCTTGGAGTAGGTGAATCATTTACTGAAAATGCTAGGTATATTCAAACCTGGAAGTTACAAATTCCTAAGAAAAAGGGAAATCAGGTACTGAGAagactaggtaaatattcaaaCCTGGAGGTCAGAAATCCCCTAGAAAATGGAGGAAATGGTTTGGATCAAGATGAACCTGGAGATCCTTTAGTCCAAATACATAGTCAAAATGTATCCCGATGAATACTGAACTGGATGCAATTCCTTTacaacctataaatagaggtagaatttgaaaagacgagggtacccaaatacaccacaatcttttatttatcgacctataagtcatttaccaagtgtgatcgtctatggacagagtcgagacaatacaacaacttcgcgtgatcgtctatggatacgagatcgacacaatacaacaacaaaatgatcacttgataataggttcggtaataaatggaaactctataggatcaatatcaagtgttacggaattaacgtacaagtgcaatttacttcaattataataaaacaattataatgcagaataataaagtaaatggcacaacaagattttgttaacaaggaaaccgcaaatacaggaaaaccccaagacctagtccagttttggatactctcagaattaagcagctatacaaaatctaataccaatttcgtatagttgataccaagcacgAGAAGGTTTATGTTGTTTTGACATGATATGTTTGACTCTACTTTATGTTCAAGCACGAGAAGGTATTTGTgtggtttttattttctaaaatttgAGGTTTTGAAATATGAGATACCATCAATTCTTCATTTTACGATATTATAAATCTGTTGATATTATTTATATTATTTGGAAAATTATGTAACTTCAGCTAAGCTCTTGCATACAATAGATCAAAGTGGAGTAGCGGAAGCATGGTGGGCCAATCACCCACAAGTCCCCGGATTAAAACTTTCCCTCTGATTATAGAGAAAGGCTTCTATTTTTGTTCAAGTTTTGATTCTTCTCTGATAATAAATAAAGGCTTCCAATTTTGTTCAAGTTTTGATTCTTTCACGGAGCCGTTTGGGTGTAAGTTTTGTTGTATTTACCGGAGACGCGGGTAAAACCTGAATCTCTTTTAAGATAGAGCATCAAGGTCCTCTGAGGAGGACTTAAGTTGCGGGGAGATCGAAGCTTTAGAAATCCAAGAATCCTCTGCCCCTCGCACAACAAATCAGAAGCTAAAAGAAATGTTTATGTAAGAAAAtagtttttgaaagaaaaaaaaattgaaagggAAGTTTCCAAGATGCAATAACAAGTTTGATGAATTATTCACTCCTCTGGATGTACCATCAGCTTTACAAGATGCAGATGGTTCTCTTTTATGCACATAAGCTCTAAATTTCAATATAAAGTCCTTATATATGGGTTGTTAACACAAAATGGCCTACAAAAAATTCAAGTTCTTCACAAATATATCCAGATAAAAAATATACCAAGGAAATTCCAGTTCTTCATGTAGACTGCTTCTCAGAATGCAATACTCACCATAGATAATCAATCTCTTGAGAAAAGGTTACATTATCAATGATACTGTGTGCTGTCTCTATAGTGAGCATCAATAATATGTGAATCACCTATTGATACAATGATCATTTCATTAAAAGTTATGATGTCAAATGGGTGAGTGTTAAACTAGTGCCGCCCAACTGTGGGATGGAAATTAAGGAGAAGTAGAAACAGGGGACGGAAATTTTGACATTTACTAGATTTTTCTTTTAGCTAGGTATTACGGGGGGAACACAATAGAAGATCAATGGAAAAAAAAGTCTCATAGATCTTAAGTTGTCATAATTAAGATGTTGGGTAAAACGGAACATTTCATGATAAGAAATTTATACTaaatatttgtaatttttttgggtaaaagggttgtgattgagttcttgaaaaataatataattacacgttttggtacaccacgagctataattagtgatggagagtctcacttttgtaatggaccttttaggctattgatgaagaaatatggtattacacataaggtagctaccccatatcatccacagactagtggtcaggtagaggtttccaatagggagataaagcgtatattagagaaaacagttaatcctaatcggaaagactggtcgtctaggcttgctgatgccttatggg includes the following:
- the LOC113289618 gene encoding SRSF protein kinase 1-like; protein product: MSCSSSSGSEDEDEGVDAYRKGGYHAVRIGDPFNGGRYIAQRKLGWGNFSTVWLAYDTKSSKFVALKIQKSAAEFAEAALHEIQVLSAIANGNPSDSKCVIRLIDQFKHSGPNGQHLCMVLEFLGDSLLRLIKHNRYKGLPLNKVRELCKSILMGLDYLHRELGIIHTDLKPENVLLVSTIDPSKDPEKSGLTPILERPEGNPNGGVVSNAIEKKLKRRARKAVAKIALRRDSMGGIKVREKKSLDGIDLRCKVVDFGNACWADQQLAEEIQTREYRAPEVILGAGYSFSVDMWSFACMAFELATGEMMFAPKCGQGFSEDEDHLARMMEFLGKMPRKVAITGSRSKEYFDRHGDLKRIRRLKFWSLDRVLVEKCNFNESDAREFTDFLSPLLDFAPDKRPTAEQSLQHPWLEIKSPNPSEEEKEDFGKLAVGMTNLQFEVGR